One Streptomyces sp. NBC_01381 genomic window carries:
- a CDS encoding MBL fold metallo-hydrolase RNA specificity domain-containing protein, protein VVLHDLAELRRTGQLPAGVPVFVDSATYLVHGEEEAARTLRDRIDRTLAWTAVVPRSGERVLVR, encoded by the coding sequence AGTCGTTCTGCATGATTTGGCGGAACTGCGCCGCACCGGCCAACTGCCCGCGGGTGTACCGGTGTTCGTGGACAGCGCCACCTACCTGGTGCACGGCGAGGAGGAGGCGGCCCGGACGCTTCGTGACCGGATCGATCGCACCTTGGCGTGGACGGCCGTCGTGCCGCGCTCGGGCGAACGCGTCCTGGTCCGCTGA